The genomic DNA ctacaggatttaatattacaattttcgagcatgcatttaaatttcacgaattaaacagtagacaattaaggattaagattaggactactcgactgttatacacttacacgaactactcgaattacatgtaaatcattatggacaaacgaatacacagttgcaaaccgaccagcgatacgagtgcacacagtctcacttcaatcctcaaaatatatcacaaccaccccctttcgtgaacattttcacaaactCGTTTGCATCACTCGAACACTCCACAAAACAAGATATTCTTCTCCACTAAATCATCCCAACGAAAATCGAAAGTGGAAGCTTTCGCACATGCAAACATACGATAATTGACATCAGCTAGCGGGACCCGAGTCGGGCAACCCTCCAACTAGACTGGACGTACCTGTTTTGCCTAACCACTTCTAAGCACAACCCAAACTCAACTCGACCCACCAGCGACTCTAACCGCCAGATTCCTTCCAAAAACCCGGTCTCCCAGTGTCCACCGTCGACCAACGCTTGTACGGGACCGAAATTTATTATTCCTGCTCATAGCTTGGCAGGCAGGAACTTTCCAGCGAAAGAAGCATCTCCACCACACACCGGAACCTCAAGATCTTCGGCGGGGCGACTGCACCGAAGCAAAGATTAGGCGAGAAAGATTATTGCTCttcgagcgcgcgcgcacacacacacttatacCAGTGCCACGATGCGATCGCGCACAGGGTGAAAGTAAATCTAATAAAATTGTAATTGTTAATTTCAAGTGACGGTCACAgacgtcgtgtgtgtgtgtgtgtgattgtacCCTCCACCGTTTACCACCTTCGACCACCGCCATCATCCAACCCGGTGTGAATGGAATGGCCGCCTCGGTTAAATGGACGCATCCTTGGAGGATCGTTTTGCAGCGTTTGCACCCTCTAATGGTAGTGTGGCgcaatgataaaattttatgcgTCCTAGTCCCTTTTAGGGTTCATAAATTATTGATGTGTCGTCGCCAGCCGTATAGCAATGGAACATAAGGGATTATAAAGAAATGCCACCAACAAACTAATCACAGAGCCCGGCAAATGAAAGTATTATTGGGAAAAAGTGTCGTCACGGTTCGAGAAGCAGGCAGTGAGAGCTTACTTCCGGGCAGTTGAACACGTGGCCTGTGATTTGAATTTAATCAACAAGCTTACGATGATCGCGGTTGCTTGTTGCTAACACTCTCTCCTAATGTGATAAGTTGATTATGCTGTAAAAATCGAGTTGAAATTAGCAGTTTTAAGTCAAATGATTATTGTTTTGATGAATCACGCCTACAGTTTCATGAGcatttccttaaaaaaaaatatgaacaTCAGTATAAAAGTTCAAGATATGCGGTGATCCTCGTGTAAATATACATTATAAATAATGGTGAACATATTGTTAGGCAAGATTTTGCCTCTACAAACTTTATTGAACTTTTCCAAACATTCCTAAAGGccaatttcaattatttttattattcttcttcttaacACGTCAACCTCAAGAAAACTACCTCTAGTACCAGGTCTGGTCTTGGCCTACCATTTTTGATCACCTTGATTAAAGGTATCTAAACTTCAAGTCTATGGGGAAAACCGGTGGCATAGGTGATAGTGGTGaaagtcttcacacggtaggatgGGGTTAAAATCCCATGCTGACCATCTCCTCGCTTGCAGTactaactatccagctacatGGTATCatggtaagccagaaatggcaggaccTTTCgtgattgtagtgccaagaaagaagtaGCATATCAAGTCCCATTTGGGTCGTCCTCTCATAACGGACTAATGAGTGCCCAGTTACAAGTAAAAGTAACTCGAGAGAAGTCTGTACTAACAGAGTAAAGACTGCCAGGTTGGATTTGGTTGATTGTTTGGGAGGTTGGTTGGACTTTGGAGATAACATCTAAAACTAAAGAGATTATATGTGACTAACACATCTTAGTCCAGCTATTCCAGGCACTTTCCAATAACTCAAACATCCCGCcatccacacaccacacatctTCTAAAAGCGCATCAGTTTTACTATTAACCCATAAATAATCATGCATGTGAGAGTTTAAAATGTGAAACGAACAGTAACTGGGCCTTTAACGGCCACAGCGCTTCGATGCGAGTGTAACTAGAtctgtttaaaaaattgttgGCGCTACATTCAATTAGATCCACGATCTTACTATCAATTATCGTACTTACCCGAAGCTTTACCATCCCAGTTCGGTGTGCCATATGGGGAGAAAAGCAAAAGTCCACCGGAAGGGAGGGAAGCCCGGGCTAAAGAAAGCATTCCCCAACACCATTCATTAAGCACTAACAAACAGGTTCATTACTTTGACCTACCGAAAAACGCATTAAATACGTCGCGGTTAGGCTGCCGTCATACCCATAAAGCCCCGGGCGTGTTTCCCGCGGAAGGCGAACGAAACACACTGCCCCGCGCCTGTGTATGTGACTTTCTTTGtctaataaaatgaaaataaacagCCAAAACCTCACATGGTTTCCCCCCGCGCGAGCCGAGCTATGTTCGTATGTTCCCAGCACAGCGAAAAAACGGCGATAGTGCTCGAGGTCACAAAATTCATTACTTCCCTCTGGGAACACTCGTAGGCAAAAACCAAAGTAGGCGAGCAAAGTTACTTAGTGCGCCCAGGTACAGGACGTCGAACCGGCAAGAAACGGGCAAGAGTTAAAAAAAGCGTCTAAAACTATGGCAAGTATCTCATCATGCGAGTGTACTTTTTATGATACCGTCATGTGAATATCCGAGGTACCTCTCCAACACGTACAGAGTACCAACTATTTCCACCCTAACGATCATAcggaaaaataaatcacaacCAGCTGCTACAAACCGGTGAAAagttaaatattaattattcatCTCTCGGCGCAGACGGCTTATGTCGAGTGCCAATGTTTTCCACCTGCTCGTCGAACGTGCAAAATCGTGAAGCTCCATGACTCATTCTTGGACATCAGtcacaacaaccaaaacaaaaaacacattccacaTCGAAAGGGAAAAGTCATTCCAAGTCCCCGAGGTACTCTCCGCCACGACCCTCATTACCTGTGCCCCGCAtcccagaaaaaaaagcggaggAAATGGCCGCTAATGCCCTGGCCCCGGGAGGCCATAAAGATATGTATATGCAAAGTGCGCAGAAACAAACGATCGTATGCGATCACACGCGGCTGCCTGCACAAGTAGCGACACACAGGCAAACATTTCAAAGTCAAGTTCTCCCCTTCCCTGACGACTTCTTCAGATGTCCCTTCCCGTAAAGGTTACCGAAAGGGACAAAGTTTAGCGGTGTAGAAGCGTTCGTAGTCACTCGGTGGATAAGAGAGTGTTCCAGTGCTTACCGTTCCACAGGGTACGAAATCTCCAACTGAAAATCCCCACAAAATCCTCCAGAATAGCATGGTCCCCGGGCAGGCGGGAATGGTGAAGCGCTAGGTGAAAACGGCCCCCAGTACGACCGTATTTTTCCCACCGTGGAAAGCGAAACTCACTACTCACCAACCCCTTTTTCGTCCTCCGATCCTACTCCGACTGTTGGCGAGCGAAACGGAAGATGGTCGGCGGCTGCCAGTTTTTTGGCTCCCACTTCCGCCCGGCGCCGAGAAAAGCGCGAAAAGGTCTGCGTGCGGGGCCCGGGCCGCCACCGAGATTGAACTTTTGCGCCAGCCCACCGCCACGAGAGTGAGAAAGATCTTTCTCCCATCAAGCAATGCTTTCCTTTCTCACTCGGCGGCGGGAACTGTTCGCGAGCTTCGCGCGGGAAAAAGCTCGCGCCACACCGTAGTTGGCGTGTGTATAAATATGACGTTTCGCTTGCAGTACAGCATCAGTGATCTAGCAACCAACGATCGAGTCACAGCGACGAGCCATCTCCCAAAAACCCAGCGTGtggagtgcgtgtgtgtgtgtctgtgatcGCAGGACATTTCTTCCGTGTTTCGGGTGaagatcgtgtgtgtgtgtgttttgtgtttaaaCGTGTGACGAGTGCGAGACAACGAAAATGAATCCCGTAGTGCTGCGTACCGTCTTTGCCGTTGTGCTGGTTGGTGTCGTTGCGGTCAGTGCCGCCACCGAGGACTATCAGAGCCAGAGCTTGCGGGCTATCGTGCGGGTGTACGATGAGTGCTCCAAGGCTGAGACCGGCTTCAGTCCGTGTCTGAAGAAGCGCGCCATCACCTTCATCGATCGTCTGTCCCGTGTCGATGCGTTGGCGCTCGGTGATCTCAAGATTGTACGCAACGAGCGGGCAGCAGAACCAAGCAAACCACTGACCGAGGCTGAGCTGGAGCAGAGCCTGCCACGTGGGCTGGAGGCACGGGATGAGGCACTGACGAACATGCTGCTCGAGAAGGTGGCCGGAATCTTTAGCAGCCGCACGGTGCAGGTTACGCTGCCGAAACTGTCCAGCGAGGAGCTTGGCCGTGGCTTAGAGGAAGGTGAGATTTTCGTTGGGCACTCAAGAACTTCTTTGGAAGTCTGAAGAAAGTAGTACCAAAAATATCTTCATTCGAATCAACTTCAAATTGGCGACATCACCTCAAGACCTTACTCATCTCGAGTTCCCTTTTTCTGTCCGTATTCTGTCCTATCCTTCACGCTTTTCCAGGCCGCGGcaagatgaagaagatgatgaGCATGATGATCATGGGCTTCATGATGAAGATGGCCGCCATGGTGCCGGTTGCGATTGCCGGTCTCTACCTGCTCGCTGGCAAGGCGCTGATCGTGTCCAAGATCGCCCTTCTGCTGGCCGGTATCATCGGGCTGAAGAAGCTGGTCGcgagcaagcagcagcacggtAGCGGTTGGTCGAGCGGTGGCTCCGGACACGGTGGCTGGGATCGACGATCGGCCGATGCTGCGGCCGTCGCCCAAAACATGGCCTACAGTGCGTACGCCAAGAACCAGGCGTAAAGCAGCCAAAAATCTTcatccccatcatcatcaccaacatcaCCTACCTACCTTCTTCTTCACACGCTGAACAACAGAAGTCCTTCATCCCAAATCTTCATCGTCATCGATCCGCGCGGCGCTGGACAGCAGGAACCATCTAGaatcatatttatttatttatttaagttatttaaattatttaaacgtTGCGCCCGTTTTGCCGATAGATAGCCCGTCCTACTCGAACTCTTTTAAATGGCCCTACTTTTCCCTAGCGTTCTCGCATGACTTTCCTCGTATGTGACCCGCGGAAAAGCTCGCTACATTCCAACTTTCTTTCACCTTTGTCTAACACTTCTTTGcgggacaaaacaaaaatggcaccCAATCTGCATACAATCGTCTCTTGCCTGTTTCCCACACCGCTTCATTTCTATCAATCGCCTATCAAACAATTGTCCCTCGCTCCGTACTTTCTCCACGCCCGCTAAAGTATTCCCTCCCAGGCCCTTGATTTTCGCTTTTCTATCGCCTTTTCTCACCTTCTAGCTcgctgacacacacacacacgatttcAATCGCTTTATTCAATTGTTTCGCGTATTTTCACGCTCGCGTCCGATTCGCCAACGTCGGTGCATCGGTGTGCATTCTCACCACGCCACGCCCCGGACTCCACGCTCAGTTTTGTCCCCGACTTTCACTCCTCACTCATCACGCGTGTTGAGTGTGCGATTTTTCCGACCTCGCCACAATTTTCTCCAATTTTCCGAACCATAGTCAATTTGCAAAACCGTCTGGGTGGGGGGAGGCGGGATAGGCAAGGGAACTGCAACTGCAAACACGAACAGGCAACGTGGATTGCTCCTCGGGAGGCGGCAAGTAGGACAACAACATTATACGGCTAGCACAAGCATGATACAGATGATGCAGTTGTTATGTACGGAGTTAACTGCTCGACGACAGCAacgagacacacacagacagagacAGTAAACAAAATTTATAGACAGGGCTGCCGCCCGAGTTTcccgaaggaaaaacaagcaacataagaaaaaaaacggaacggaacatccAACCAAAACAACAGTATCGTAAACCTAGCCAGCATTAATGAGATGAACCGAAGAAAAAATGCGGACAGCAAGCACACAGTTTTCTTACacagatgcagcagcagaagagaaGCGAGAAGAACTTGAAAACACAGAAATGCAACCAAACAGAGTCAAATCAATTACGAGCACGCgcagttgttttgttttctttctctcaccCGTCTACCCTTTCGTCGGCTTTTCATCGGCCTTTTCCAGCAAACTCACTCAATAGCTTTTTCTGTCCGAAAATTCCGAAAACACAAACCGAAAGAAATTATATTCACCCAGTTTGCTCACTTGCATCCGACGACCTGCCGGGTACACGTGGATGCATTGCGCCACATGTGCATGTGGGACGAGAAGAAAATCCCAATTTTCAATGCTGCAAAAGCACGGAAGAAAGTGCTGCATCAATCGTGCTCATCTCCCACCACCATTAGGTCATTGAACGGATGTGAATAGCTCGGATGTGGCCGTGATGGAGATGCAGAACCTCTCCTATTTCTT from Anopheles stephensi strain Indian chromosome 2, UCI_ANSTEP_V1.0, whole genome shotgun sequence includes the following:
- the LOC118502946 gene encoding uncharacterized protein LOC118502946, which gives rise to MNPVVLRTVFAVVLVGVVAVSAATEDYQSQSLRAIVRVYDECSKAETGFSPCLKKRAITFIDRLSRVDALALGDLKIVRNERAAEPSKPLTEAELEQSLPRGLEARDEALTNMLLEKVAGIFSSRTVQVTLPKLSSEELGRGLEEGRGKMKKMMSMMIMGFMMKMAAMVPVAIAGLYLLAGKALIVSKIALLLAGIIGLKKLVASKQQHGSGWSSGGSGHGGWDRRSADAAAVAQNMAYSAYAKNQA